The Phacochoerus africanus isolate WHEZ1 chromosome 3, ROS_Pafr_v1, whole genome shotgun sequence genome window below encodes:
- the LOC125122964 gene encoding uncharacterized protein LOC125122964 gives MVRRSPLSKLSQGGRRWGREGTRRAEVGDQRVDSLAEISREGSEKGASERGSERKGEREKDLLGITPNKIVGIKEKSDWQERRRRMGEGRELGTRQGAGGVGELTEDTEFKKKNQPPKTNKRTSASSDWERKLLAPLALSLITRRGAALTLPSRTRGRGAGLASGLQQAQPAPRGTAGAHLEQLFSREDHCAHPGPAPELRGKGRGWLGAR, from the coding sequence ATGGTCAGGAGGAGCCCGTTATCCAAGCTGAGTcaaggaggaaggagatgggggCGCGAGGGGACACGTAGAGCAGAGGTGGGAGATCAGAGGGTTGACAGTTTAGCAGAAATATCTCGGgaagggtcagagaagggagCGAGTGAGAGAGGGAgcgagaggaagggagagagagagaaagacctcCTAGGTATTACCCCAAACAAAATCGtgggaataaaagagaaaagtgatTGGCAAGAGCGCAGAAGGcgcatgggggaggggagagagctgGGGACCAGACAGGGtgccgggggggtgggggagctgacGGAGGATActgagtttaaaaagaaaaaccaaccccccaaaacaaacaagcgAACTAGCGCCAGCTCAGACTGGGAAAGGAAACTTCTCGCTCCCCTCGCTCTCAGCCTGATCACCCGGCGCGGGGCCGCGTTGACGCTCCCAAGCCGGACCCGGGGACGCGGCGCCGGCCTGGCCTCGGGCCTCCAGCAAGCCCAGCCCGCTCCTCGCGGGACCGCCGGGGCCCACTTGGAGCAACTTTTCTCTAGAGAAGACCATTGTGCGCACCCCGGGCCTGCCCCTGAGCTGCGCggcaaggggagggggtggctgggggcGCGGTGA